In a genomic window of Methanogenium sp. S4BF:
- a CDS encoding PAS domain-containing protein, producing MLWFTLESAVDEVYWLNAVGTVRFANHTATRNLGWARKDLIGMNIASFQRDMPEGEFLVPLNLSLVDVEGEEVFEAVHVRRDGSIYPVSVHRREFPGEGDLKYLVFARDTAHRHEYARQLKQAETEKTMILNAIHENLVLYDQDFRIVWANDDPAESSGHSPDELPGRLCYELFYGREAPCEGCTVQRVMETRTPITEERRLLNGKFVKISAYPVFADTGELIGVVESCLDISKRKHAEKRYRELFSTMQNGFVVLEHYSGTDTDGDDLVFLEVNPAFEQLSGRCETELIGNTCRSLFPERETIISRYAAVAKTGESMVFDDYNPIFNRHFCIQAYSPKKGQVAALYTDNTEIVNLNEQKKQSLIQIERNFEQLAILNDEIRNPLQVIIGLSLLSPAEESEKILSQAYVIDKLVNKLDQRWLESEKIRDFLRKHYAYA from the coding sequence TTGCTCTGGTTCACTCTGGAGAGTGCGGTTGATGAGGTCTACTGGCTGAATGCTGTCGGTACGGTTCGGTTTGCAAACCATACGGCCACCCGAAATCTTGGTTGGGCACGAAAAGACCTTATTGGGATGAATATCGCCTCTTTCCAGAGAGATATGCCGGAGGGAGAATTTTTGGTGCCGCTGAATCTCAGTCTGGTGGATGTGGAGGGTGAAGAGGTCTTTGAGGCAGTCCATGTTCGTCGTGATGGGAGCATATATCCGGTCTCCGTTCACCGGCGGGAGTTTCCGGGAGAAGGTGACCTGAAGTATTTGGTCTTTGCCCGTGATACAGCGCACCGCCATGAGTATGCCCGGCAGCTGAAACAGGCTGAGACTGAGAAGACAATGATTCTCAATGCGATTCACGAAAATCTGGTGCTTTATGACCAGGATTTCCGCATTGTCTGGGCGAATGACGATCCGGCGGAATCATCCGGCCACTCCCCCGATGAACTGCCGGGACGTCTCTGTTACGAACTCTTTTATGGACGGGAGGCACCCTGTGAGGGATGCACGGTGCAGCGGGTGATGGAGACGAGGACCCCGATCACGGAGGAGAGGCGGCTCTTAAACGGCAAGTTTGTGAAGATATCTGCCTATCCGGTCTTTGCCGATACCGGGGAGCTAATTGGTGTGGTGGAGTCATGCCTTGACATATCAAAGCGCAAGCATGCCGAGAAACGCTATCGTGAACTCTTCTCGACGATGCAGAACGGGTTTGTCGTCCTCGAGCACTACTCCGGGACAGATACTGATGGAGATGACCTCGTATTTCTGGAGGTGAACCCGGCGTTTGAACAGCTGAGCGGCCGCTGTGAAACTGAGCTCATCGGAAATACCTGCCGCAGCCTCTTTCCGGAGAGGGAGACGATCATCAGCCGCTATGCAGCGGTTGCGAAGACAGGGGAATCGATGGTCTTTGATGATTATAATCCCATTTTTAACCGTCATTTCTGTATTCAGGCTTATTCTCCTAAAAAGGGGCAGGTTGCTGCTTTGTATACCGATAATACGGAGATTGTGAACCTGAATGAACAGAAAAAACAGTCTCTCATCCAGATTGAGCGCAATTTTGAGCAGCTGGCCATCCTGAATGATGAGATACGAAATCCCCTGCAGGTGATCATCGGGCTCTCGCTTCTTTCCCCGGCAGAAGAGAGTGAGAAGATCCTGTCCCAGGCTTATGTAATTGATAAACTGGTGAACAAACTGGACCAGCGCTGGCTGGAGTCGGAGAAGATCCGGGATTTTCTGCGCAAACACTATGCATATGCCTGA
- a CDS encoding MATE family efflux transporter translates to MTQTAQTETLRTAPSAAAETTKGVSILTGDPKRAIIKLSGPMIIAMLLMSVYNIVDAIWVAGLGPDALAAIGFVTPVFMVLIGFSNGIGAGATSAIARRIGAKDREGADNTAMHALYLTVIVSVVMTACFLIFLRPVLLLIGAGDTIGLALEYAYIVFGGTIFILFTNVAYGILRAEGDMKRTMYAMAASSVVNLVLDPILIYGLDMGMAGAALATVISVTLVSAVLLWWFLGKRDTYVTIHRRSFHYQPAIAADILRVGLPASGEFLLMAGVGIILNGLLVTVAGTDGVAVYTGGWRVVMFAIVPMIGITTAVISVTGALYGAKRYAELRTVHRYSTGVGTAIAIAISILTWVFAPQIAVLFAYTPESAHLLPEITAFLRTMCFFYPFVPMGMMSSGLFQGTGRGITSFILSLLRNVIFIAFFASLLALTFGLGESGAWWGIVLGDIAGGLVAFGWAAWYVHKLMTKNREKNDSAAAAATPPGA, encoded by the coding sequence GATGATCATCGCGATGCTGCTCATGTCGGTCTACAATATCGTCGATGCGATATGGGTAGCAGGACTGGGCCCGGACGCCCTTGCCGCCATCGGCTTTGTAACGCCGGTCTTCATGGTGCTGATCGGCTTTTCAAACGGGATCGGTGCCGGCGCGACATCGGCTATCGCCCGGAGAATCGGTGCAAAGGACAGGGAGGGGGCAGACAATACCGCAATGCATGCACTCTACCTGACAGTCATTGTCTCGGTGGTGATGACAGCGTGCTTCCTCATCTTCCTCCGGCCCGTCCTGCTCCTCATTGGTGCGGGGGATACCATCGGCCTTGCGCTGGAGTATGCCTACATCGTCTTCGGGGGGACGATATTCATTCTCTTCACGAATGTCGCCTACGGGATCCTCCGTGCGGAAGGGGACATGAAACGGACGATGTACGCGATGGCTGCCTCATCGGTCGTCAACCTGGTGCTTGATCCCATCCTCATCTACGGGCTGGACATGGGAATGGCAGGCGCCGCCCTTGCGACGGTCATCTCAGTCACTCTTGTCTCTGCCGTTCTTTTGTGGTGGTTTCTCGGGAAACGCGACACCTATGTCACCATCCACCGGAGATCTTTCCACTACCAGCCGGCCATCGCCGCCGATATCCTAAGGGTCGGGCTGCCGGCAAGCGGAGAGTTCCTGCTGATGGCAGGGGTCGGGATCATCCTGAACGGCCTCCTGGTCACGGTGGCGGGAACCGATGGCGTTGCGGTGTACACAGGCGGATGGCGGGTCGTGATGTTTGCCATCGTCCCGATGATCGGAATAACCACCGCGGTCATATCAGTCACCGGTGCGCTGTACGGTGCGAAACGCTACGCAGAACTCCGGACCGTGCACCGCTATTCCACCGGTGTGGGTACAGCGATAGCAATTGCCATCAGCATCCTCACCTGGGTCTTTGCACCGCAGATTGCGGTGCTCTTCGCCTACACACCCGAAAGCGCCCATCTGCTGCCGGAGATCACCGCATTTCTCAGGACGATGTGCTTCTTCTACCCCTTTGTCCCGATGGGGATGATGTCGTCCGGGCTCTTTCAGGGGACGGGACGGGGCATCACCTCATTTATCCTCTCCCTCCTGCGCAATGTAATCTTCATTGCGTTCTTTGCCTCCCTCCTTGCCCTCACCTTCGGGCTGGGCGAGTCAGGCGCCTGGTGGGGCATCGTCCTCGGTGATATCGCCGGCGGCCTTGTGGCATTCGGATGGGCGGCCTGGTATGTGCACAAGCTCATGACAAAGAACAGGGAGAAAAACGACTCCGCGGCGGCCGCTGCCACACCGCCGGGCGCATAA
- the argB gene encoding acetylglutamate kinase, which yields MKREDVLMEAMPYIQRFHGKTIVIKLGGHAMVDHRILDTVIQDVVLLRYVGINVVLVHGGGPEITEKMEAMGKKPKFVGGLRITDPETMEIAQMVLVGKINDNIVSDISKFGALGVGLSGNDGNLLIARKAGTKTVVVDETSQEVDLGLVGEIEEVNPRILEDLMANRYIPVVSPVAIDRQGHSLNVNADTAAGEIAVALKAYKLINLSDIDGVMNANRTRTFQRLTIPEAEGLIADGTIVGGMIPKLDSCLYAVNHGVLSAHIINGNREHNLLLELFTDNGVGTMIHHS from the coding sequence ATGAAACGTGAAGATGTGCTGATGGAGGCGATGCCCTACATCCAGAGGTTCCATGGAAAGACGATTGTCATCAAACTCGGCGGCCATGCGATGGTTGATCACCGGATTCTCGATACGGTTATTCAGGATGTCGTTTTGCTCCGGTATGTGGGAATAAACGTCGTCCTCGTCCACGGTGGCGGCCCGGAGATCACCGAGAAGATGGAGGCGATGGGCAAGAAACCGAAATTTGTGGGTGGTCTGCGCATCACTGACCCGGAGACGATGGAGATCGCCCAGATGGTCCTTGTGGGTAAGATTAACGACAATATCGTCTCTGACATCTCGAAGTTCGGTGCCCTCGGCGTGGGTCTCTCCGGCAATGACGGCAACCTGCTCATCGCCCGCAAGGCAGGGACAAAGACTGTGGTGGTGGATGAAACTTCGCAGGAGGTTGACCTTGGGCTGGTCGGTGAAATCGAGGAGGTCAATCCGCGGATTCTGGAGGACCTGATGGCAAACCGCTACATTCCGGTGGTCTCTCCGGTTGCAATCGACCGGCAGGGGCATTCCCTGAATGTTAATGCCGACACTGCGGCAGGGGAAATCGCTGTGGCCCTGAAGGCCTATAAACTCATCAACCTTTCAGACATTGACGGCGTGATGAACGCAAACCGGACGCGTACATTTCAGCGACTTACAATACCCGAGGCTGAAGGGCTTATTGCTGACGGGACCATCGTGGGCGGGATGATCCCAAAACTGGATTCATGCCTCTATGCCGTGAATCACGGTGTGCTTTCGGCACATATAATTAATGGCAACCGTGAGCATAATCTCCTCCTGGAACTCTTCACCGATAACGGCGTTGGAACGATGATTCACCACTCCTGA
- a CDS encoding peptidase M50 gives MITDKIDREERKDLVIACLALALAFTLVFIRGGWNTWADLVLIFVISVITVGAAFILHEMAHKFTAMKFGYYAAFRKDNGMLLMGVALAALVGVVFAAPGATVIYGQPGREMTKRENGIISVAGPVVNLCLGVVFFVILVAGFALQTLPVILLGTMGLSVNGMIAFFNLLPISVLDGKKVLAWNPVIFAVAILLSLGMVLFAADYGGVMDMVIAAIFGW, from the coding sequence ATGATCACCGATAAAATTGACCGCGAGGAGCGCAAGGATCTTGTTATTGCGTGCCTCGCCCTTGCCCTTGCCTTTACTCTGGTCTTCATCCGCGGGGGATGGAATACCTGGGCGGACCTGGTACTCATCTTTGTCATATCAGTCATCACCGTTGGTGCCGCCTTTATTCTGCATGAGATGGCGCATAAATTTACTGCGATGAAGTTTGGCTATTATGCGGCATTCAGGAAGGACAACGGGATGCTTCTCATGGGTGTGGCACTCGCCGCCCTCGTGGGTGTGGTCTTTGCCGCTCCGGGGGCAACGGTCATCTATGGGCAGCCGGGGCGTGAGATGACGAAACGGGAGAATGGCATCATCTCTGTTGCCGGTCCGGTGGTCAACCTCTGCCTTGGTGTGGTATTCTTCGTGATTCTCGTCGCGGGATTTGCCCTTCAGACCCTGCCGGTCATTCTGCTCGGTACGATGGGTCTTTCGGTGAATGGCATGATTGCCTTCTTTAACCTGCTCCCGATCAGTGTGCTGGACGGGAAGAAGGTACTGGCATGGAACCCGGTGATCTTTGCCGTGGCAATCCTCCTCTCGCTCGGGATGGTCCTCTTTGCAGCGGACTACGGCGGCGTGATGGATATGGTCATCGCTGCGATATTCGGGTGGTAA
- the argJ gene encoding bifunctional ornithine acetyltransferase/N-acetylglutamate synthase, with the protein MQSICLVEGVRAAGVREGKYGVALIAASGTAAAVFTKNLVFAEPVRLMRERMNAGVLDGIVVNAGNANVFTGEQGYADACRMAEDAAAVLGTVPERIGVASTGVIGRYMKMDIVTRQIAEAGPMLRSDESAEKDAARAIMTTDITEKHAAAVRDGFVVAGITKGSGMIAPNMGTMLAFIYTDATIPAPILQEALQTATDRSFNRVVVDGDTSTNDCVFCTATGRRETPDMAVFQEALEEVCISLARQIAADGEGATKLIEVRVSGARTEEDAAAIARTVVGSSLVKTAVYGKDPNWGRIIAAAGRAGVELDPVTATIAVTDGTRRVLLADKGKICADNVMYPEALAEAAALMGGAEVILEVSLTAGTASATAWGCDLTERYVEINGKYTT; encoded by the coding sequence ATGCAGAGCATCTGTCTTGTTGAAGGAGTGCGGGCGGCTGGTGTGCGTGAGGGCAAGTACGGCGTTGCACTCATTGCTGCATCCGGCACTGCCGCGGCGGTCTTCACCAAAAATCTGGTCTTTGCAGAGCCTGTCCGCCTGATGCGTGAACGTATGAATGCTGGTGTTCTGGATGGCATCGTCGTCAATGCGGGAAATGCCAATGTATTCACCGGTGAACAGGGCTACGCCGATGCCTGCCGAATGGCTGAGGATGCGGCGGCCGTGCTCGGGACCGTTCCGGAACGCATCGGGGTCGCCTCAACGGGTGTCATCGGCCGGTATATGAAGATGGATATCGTGACCCGTCAGATAGCAGAGGCAGGCCCTATGCTCCGCAGTGATGAGTCGGCTGAGAAGGATGCCGCACGGGCCATCATGACGACCGACATCACCGAAAAGCATGCGGCGGCAGTGCGTGACGGCTTTGTGGTGGCGGGCATCACCAAGGGAAGCGGCATGATCGCCCCGAATATGGGGACGATGCTGGCCTTCATCTATACCGATGCGACGATTCCGGCACCGATCCTGCAGGAGGCCCTCCAGACGGCGACTGACCGGAGTTTTAACCGGGTGGTCGTGGACGGCGACACCTCAACCAATGACTGTGTCTTCTGCACGGCAACCGGCCGCCGTGAGACGCCGGATATGGCTGTCTTTCAGGAGGCACTGGAGGAGGTATGCATCTCTCTTGCACGCCAGATCGCAGCAGACGGCGAAGGCGCGACCAAACTAATTGAGGTCAGGGTCAGCGGGGCCCGGACAGAAGAGGACGCTGCCGCGATCGCCCGGACGGTTGTGGGTTCATCCCTGGTGAAGACTGCGGTCTACGGCAAAGACCCGAACTGGGGTCGTATAATCGCCGCCGCAGGGCGTGCCGGGGTGGAATTAGACCCGGTAACCGCGACCATCGCGGTGACTGACGGCACCCGACGGGTGCTCCTTGCGGACAAAGGCAAAATCTGTGCGGATAACGTGATGTACCCGGAGGCGCTCGCGGAAGCAGCTGCCCTGATGGGTGGGGCAGAGGTTATTCTTGAAGTATCCCTCACCGCCGGAACCGCATCGGCTACTGCCTGGGGCTGTGACCTGACAGAACGGTATGTGGAGATAAACGGGAAGTATACGACATGA
- a CDS encoding chorismate mutase gives MTLVTVREEICRIDYALIDLIAERQRLAAAVAEEKHHSGAPVTDPEQRTLVLDRAFDYAVTHGIDPVEVRKIFEILIAMNEERQREYSGEGNLP, from the coding sequence ATGACACTCGTTACCGTCCGTGAGGAGATCTGCCGCATCGACTATGCGTTAATCGATCTCATCGCAGAACGTCAGCGCCTCGCGGCAGCGGTCGCCGAAGAGAAACACCACAGCGGTGCCCCGGTCACCGATCCGGAGCAGCGCACCCTGGTGCTGGATCGGGCCTTTGACTACGCCGTCACCCACGGTATTGACCCGGTGGAGGTACGAAAAATCTTTGAGATCCTGATTGCGATGAACGAAGAGCGGCAGCGGGAATATTCCGGGGAAGGAAACCTTCCCTGA
- a CDS encoding aminotransferase class I/II-fold pyridoxal phosphate-dependent enzyme, which yields MQIPPFALERYFGKYEFSAPHMLSAADCETWSAGEIFAMEEGSLDAFCGMRFTYTEPQGDPALRDEISALSGDIGPDRCVVFAGAEEAIFLTMHALLSPGDHVIVLSPAYQSLHEIARHIGADVSYWQMHEEDGWRPDMAELWSLIRADTRCIVINTPHNPTGFHFSAAELDELIGIAEEKGIWLFSDEVYRFGEYRSSALLPSVASWYEKGISVGVMSKSFGLAGLRLGWVATQNTDLINRLLAWKDYTTICTSAPAEFLSTLALRHREEIVTRNRQIINENRGLLKAFFARHPTVFTCQDPMAGPVCFPRYLGEQGAEAFCDMLIRETGVILLPETVFGSGDEHIRFGFGRRDMVPSLAVLEEYLVKNGC from the coding sequence ATGCAAATTCCCCCGTTTGCCCTTGAACGCTACTTTGGAAAGTATGAATTTTCAGCCCCCCATATGCTCTCGGCCGCCGACTGTGAGACCTGGTCTGCAGGCGAGATCTTTGCGATGGAGGAGGGCTCGCTTGATGCCTTCTGCGGGATGCGGTTTACCTATACCGAGCCGCAGGGAGACCCGGCACTGCGTGATGAGATATCAGCGCTCTCCGGTGACATCGGGCCGGACCGGTGCGTCGTCTTTGCCGGCGCCGAGGAGGCAATCTTTCTCACCATGCACGCCCTGCTCAGCCCCGGCGATCACGTAATTGTCCTCTCCCCGGCATACCAGTCCCTCCATGAGATCGCCCGGCACATCGGCGCCGATGTCTCGTACTGGCAGATGCATGAAGAGGACGGGTGGCGGCCGGATATGGCGGAGCTGTGGTCCCTCATCCGGGCGGATACCCGGTGCATTGTGATTAATACCCCGCACAACCCGACCGGCTTCCATTTCTCGGCCGCAGAACTGGACGAGCTCATCGGGATTGCAGAGGAGAAGGGCATATGGCTCTTCTCCGACGAGGTATACCGTTTTGGCGAGTACCGCTCCTCTGCCCTGCTCCCGTCGGTCGCTTCATGGTATGAAAAGGGCATCTCGGTCGGCGTGATGTCAAAGAGCTTCGGCCTTGCCGGCCTCAGGCTGGGGTGGGTCGCAACACAGAACACTGACCTTATCAACCGTCTCCTCGCATGGAAGGACTACACCACCATCTGCACCAGTGCTCCGGCGGAGTTTCTCTCCACCCTGGCCCTCCGCCACAGGGAAGAAATAGTCACCCGCAACCGGCAGATTATCAACGAAAACCGTGGCCTGCTCAAAGCCTTTTTTGCACGGCACCCCACCGTATTCACCTGTCAGGATCCGATGGCAGGACCGGTCTGCTTCCCCCGCTATCTGGGCGAGCAGGGTGCAGAAGCCTTCTGCGACATGCTCATCAGGGAGACGGGTGTCATCCTCCTTCCCGAGACGGTATTCGGCTCCGGTGATGAACACATCCGGTTTGGCTTCGGTCGGCGGGACATGGTGCCTTCGCTTGCCGTGCTGGAGGAGTATCTGGTCAAAAACGGATGCTGA
- a CDS encoding flavodoxin family protein, translated as MKVVAFNGSPRRDGNTVRLLRMVCETLEEEGIETEIVQVGGKSVHGCTACMKCAENKDRRCVLTGDSMNEWMEKMFAADGIIIGSPTYFADLTPETKALIDRAGFVSSANGNLLSRKAGAAVVAVRRAGAIHVYDSINHLFGISGMVTVGSSYWNLGIGLTPGEVDKDLEGRQTMADLGKNMAWLLKKIGE; from the coding sequence ATGAAGGTTGTAGCGTTTAACGGAAGTCCGCGACGGGACGGCAATACCGTCCGTCTGCTGCGGATGGTCTGTGAGACCCTCGAAGAGGAGGGGATTGAGACGGAGATTGTGCAGGTGGGAGGGAAGAGTGTGCACGGCTGCACAGCCTGCATGAAGTGTGCGGAGAATAAGGACCGCAGATGCGTTCTTACCGGTGATTCGATGAACGAGTGGATGGAGAAGATGTTTGCCGCAGACGGTATAATCATCGGCAGCCCGACCTATTTTGCCGACCTGACACCGGAAACGAAGGCCCTCATTGACCGGGCAGGCTTCGTTTCCTCTGCAAACGGGAACCTCCTCAGCCGGAAAGCGGGTGCGGCGGTGGTTGCGGTCCGCCGGGCGGGCGCCATTCATGTGTACGACTCCATTAACCATCTCTTCGGTATATCGGGGATGGTGACGGTTGGTTCATCCTACTGGAATCTGGGCATCGGGCTCACACCGGGTGAAGTGGACAAGGATCTCGAAGGTCGCCAGACGATGGCAGACCTCGGGAAGAATATGGCGTGGCTGTTAAAGAAGATCGGTGAATAA
- a CDS encoding transglutaminase domain-containing protein has translation MNTDKPPTAENTPPPSDAGKKTIPISRTTHFCIVIICLTFLISGLILTIAIQQETQASHERNLESLNAYFTAFYDETIRPAGEAEMTSFISGLAELPAENDTARIEQIAAFAASNVTNEFWEEAYGLPSTRWRHLDPYTGAYVFNTEGKLRALPPSPYAKDPYWFLWYRMGACSELAALTAFVADKAGYEARVVKADLTPGLNAASHSWAEVRVNGVWWVVDADLYAQYQRFGRDSLADDWYTLPAVYRPYSPEQVTAVYLTATGESVTDRYPAIASG, from the coding sequence ATGAACACCGATAAACCCCCGACAGCAGAGAACACGCCACCCCCTTCAGATGCAGGGAAAAAGACCATTCCCATCAGCAGGACCACTCATTTCTGCATCGTCATCATCTGCCTCACATTCCTCATCTCGGGCCTCATTCTTACCATCGCCATACAGCAGGAAACGCAGGCCTCCCATGAACGAAACCTCGAATCCCTGAACGCCTACTTCACCGCCTTCTACGACGAAACCATCCGGCCCGCAGGAGAAGCAGAGATGACTTCATTCATCTCCGGCCTCGCAGAGTTACCGGCAGAAAACGACACCGCACGCATCGAACAGATCGCCGCCTTCGCTGCGTCAAACGTCACCAACGAATTCTGGGAGGAGGCCTATGGTCTGCCGTCAACCCGCTGGCGGCATCTTGACCCGTATACCGGCGCCTATGTCTTCAACACCGAAGGAAAACTCCGCGCCCTGCCGCCCTCGCCATACGCAAAAGATCCCTACTGGTTCCTCTGGTACCGCATGGGGGCCTGCAGCGAGCTGGCCGCGCTCACCGCCTTCGTCGCTGATAAAGCCGGATACGAGGCCCGTGTGGTAAAGGCCGACCTCACACCGGGCCTGAACGCAGCCAGCCACTCATGGGCAGAGGTCCGGGTCAACGGCGTCTGGTGGGTGGTGGACGCCGACCTGTATGCCCAGTACCAACGGTTCGGCCGGGACTCCCTTGCAGACGACTGGTACACCCTGCCTGCCGTTTATCGGCCGTATTCTCCTGAGCAGGTGACTGCCGTATACCTCACCGCAACCGGAGAGTCCGTCACCGACCGCTACCCGGCCATTGCGAGCGGCTGA
- a CDS encoding PAS domain S-box protein, with translation MKLLVIASLTVLSFVVVTTGLYAGVTILLAHLFYIPIVLEAYWFRRKFPLFAVAVGICYLLLVAGFGSTQLTLLTAGGRVVLFVLISALVSFLSGQLHNEEQRFSRLVGSVSDPLIWMTGDGRVAYVNDAYCTLVGITPASITGTSYIPAFFRNGAAGMDEFLSSLSPERPAGMIESVFSGGDGHDHVVQWNVHVHYTDEGVISGSITIGRDITALREVEASLTEHVEALKAIFSNARECLIIGTCDPNGMPGQIRDVNRYGCTIFGYSLAEMRSHRIKDLFPDSLSYLSTAMEAGQLGITDGHIEVRARGKNGARFPVEVAVSSYELHDETHFVLAMRDITAWVTAQRTLEESERRFHDFANFLPVPAFEVEFEGGILFRNSTAEAFFGYKEADWMEGLTVFSLFSSSEQPELREMFQVCLVKDTILSNEFTAVRQDGSRFPVMVYCRRLTEKGIVTGLRVLVADLTEQRGVEQALNRSETMYRTVFENTGTGMFLLNADGTIVNTNRTGAELVGYPLGTLLSGELSFADLVVADDSIGFRENALQMFAGTVPPRRLPSVGLVDAGGMVHDTSITLSFIPDSYQLAVSITDETGKNQSERLIAVSNGIIQLIIYEDDTATLLAAACAEFSRLDQYYVVSIALCTDGQLITSGVSSSAFRKTDAAFISTSSAPGEAISSKQVSYSPWTVGDEEAGTAEEIDVFVLPMIAGDKVEGVLPIYIRPSATVTEQELTTLQALANDIAYGIRSRRLEEEKLEAISQIERNMEDLSILNDHIRNPLQVILGMAENGDAAYYDTMAAQVEEIDGIVRRLDQRCLESEKIRDFLRKHYHFKMKSE, from the coding sequence ATGAAATTATTAGTTATTGCCAGTCTGACGGTTCTCTCCTTTGTCGTTGTTACCACCGGTCTCTATGCCGGGGTTACGATTCTTTTAGCCCATCTCTTCTATATTCCCATCGTCCTGGAAGCCTACTGGTTTCGCCGGAAGTTCCCTCTCTTTGCGGTCGCTGTCGGCATCTGTTATCTCCTTCTTGTGGCAGGGTTCGGCAGCACCCAGCTGACTCTTCTCACGGCAGGCGGTAGAGTTGTCCTTTTTGTGTTGATCAGCGCTCTCGTCTCGTTTCTCTCGGGACAGCTTCACAACGAGGAGCAGCGCTTTTCACGTCTGGTCGGCAGTGTAAGTGATCCGCTGATCTGGATGACGGGGGATGGCAGGGTTGCCTATGTGAATGATGCCTACTGCACCCTTGTGGGTATTACCCCTGCATCCATCACCGGAACGTCATATATCCCTGCATTCTTCCGGAATGGTGCAGCAGGAATGGATGAATTTCTCTCATCGCTCAGCCCGGAACGTCCTGCCGGGATGATTGAGTCGGTGTTTTCCGGCGGTGACGGGCATGACCATGTGGTGCAATGGAATGTACATGTCCATTACACAGATGAGGGCGTGATCTCCGGGTCGATCACCATCGGGCGCGATATTACGGCGCTCAGGGAGGTGGAAGCGTCACTCACTGAACATGTGGAGGCCCTGAAGGCAATATTTTCCAATGCGCGGGAGTGCCTGATCATCGGCACCTGTGATCCAAACGGGATGCCGGGGCAGATCCGTGATGTGAACCGATATGGGTGCACGATATTCGGATATTCCCTTGCAGAGATGCGATCGCACCGCATCAAAGACCTCTTCCCGGACTCCCTCTCCTATCTCTCCACTGCCATGGAGGCCGGGCAACTCGGCATCACTGATGGCCACATTGAGGTCAGGGCACGGGGAAAGAATGGTGCCCGGTTTCCGGTGGAGGTGGCGGTGTCATCATACGAACTGCATGACGAAACGCATTTTGTGCTGGCGATGCGTGACATCACCGCATGGGTGACTGCGCAGAGAACGCTGGAAGAGAGCGAACGGCGGTTCCATGACTTTGCGAATTTCCTGCCGGTTCCGGCCTTTGAAGTCGAGTTTGAAGGAGGGATACTCTTCAGGAACAGTACCGCAGAGGCTTTCTTTGGCTATAAGGAGGCGGACTGGATGGAAGGGCTGACAGTCTTCTCCCTCTTCTCCTCCAGTGAGCAGCCGGAACTGCGGGAGATGTTTCAGGTATGTCTGGTCAAGGATACCATTCTGAGCAATGAGTTTACCGCGGTCCGGCAGGACGGCAGCCGCTTCCCTGTAATGGTCTACTGCCGGCGGCTGACGGAGAAAGGCATTGTTACCGGGCTCCGGGTGCTGGTGGCAGACCTCACCGAACAAAGGGGCGTGGAACAGGCGCTGAACCGTTCAGAGACGATGTACCGGACGGTCTTTGAGAACACCGGGACCGGTATGTTCCTGTTAAACGCAGACGGCACCATCGTAAATACCAACCGTACCGGGGCCGAACTGGTGGGGTATCCCCTCGGCACATTGCTCAGCGGGGAACTTTCCTTTGCGGATTTGGTTGTCGCGGACGATAGTATTGGATTCCGGGAGAATGCTCTTCAGATGTTTGCAGGAACGGTCCCTCCCCGCAGACTCCCGTCGGTTGGTCTGGTGGATGCGGGAGGGATGGTGCATGATACCTCGATCACGCTCTCGTTTATTCCGGACAGTTACCAGCTGGCGGTATCCATCACCGATGAAACCGGAAAAAATCAGTCTGAACGGCTTATAGCCGTTTCAAATGGGATCATTCAGCTGATCATCTATGAGGACGACACGGCCACTCTGCTTGCGGCTGCCTGCGCAGAGTTCAGCCGCCTGGACCAGTATTATGTCGTCTCCATTGCCCTGTGCACAGACGGGCAGCTCATCACCTCGGGCGTGTCATCATCAGCATTCCGGAAGACAGATGCAGCCTTTATCAGCACATCATCCGCCCCTGGTGAGGCAATATCATCAAAGCAGGTGAGCTATTCCCCGTGGACGGTGGGAGACGAGGAGGCAGGCACGGCAGAAGAGATCGATGTCTTTGTGCTCCCGATGATCGCAGGTGACAAAGTGGAGGGGGTGCTCCCGATATATATCCGGCCATCTGCGACGGTGACAGAACAGGAACTGACTACCCTGCAGGCGCTTGCCAATGATATCGCCTATGGTATCCGTTCGCGTCGTCTGGAAGAAGAGAAGTTGGAGGCCATATCGCAGATCGAGCGGAATATGGAGGATCTTTCAATTCTTAATGACCACATCAGAAATCCGTTGCAGGTCATCCTGGGGATGGCAGAAAACGGGGATGCAGCGTATTATGATACCATGGCCGCACAGGTAGAGGAGATTGACGGCATCGTCCGTCGTCTGGACCAGCGCTGCCTTGAATCAGAAAAGATACGGGATTTCCTGCGGAAACACTATCATTTTAAGATGAAGAGCGAATGA